A region from the Gemmatimonadaceae bacterium genome encodes:
- the smpB gene encoding SsrA-binding protein SmpB, translating to MAATNAKDSDESTELIARNKRARHDYEILDTWEAGIVLTGTEVKALRDGRANLTDAFGIVKDGEIFVLNLHIGAYGHGNLFNHEPTRTRKLLLHKREIRRMIGSVERQGLTLVPLDLYFKGGKVKVRLALVRGKQQHDKREDLKKRDAEREIARVLRKR from the coding sequence ATGGCAGCGACGAACGCCAAGGACAGCGACGAGTCCACCGAACTGATCGCGCGGAACAAGCGCGCGCGCCACGACTACGAAATCCTCGATACCTGGGAAGCGGGCATTGTGCTCACCGGGACCGAGGTCAAGGCGTTGCGTGACGGTCGGGCCAACCTGACCGACGCATTCGGGATCGTGAAGGATGGCGAGATCTTCGTGCTCAACCTGCACATCGGTGCCTACGGGCACGGCAACCTGTTCAACCACGAGCCCACGCGCACCCGGAAGCTCCTGCTGCACAAGCGCGAGATCCGCCGCATGATCGGTTCGGTGGAACGCCAGGGGCTCACCCTGGTGCCCCTCGATCTCTACTTCAAGGGCGGGAAGGTGAAGGTTCGCCTCGCGCTCGTGCGCGGCAAGCAGCAGCACGACAAGCGCGAAGACCTCAAGAAGCGCGACGCCGAGCGCGAAATCGCGCGCGTGCTGCGCAAGCGGTGA
- a CDS encoding Rrf2 family transcriptional regulator: MRITTWAEYGLICALHLARRAGTGPVTGRDVAAREKLPGDYVEQILLRMRRAGIVNSTRGARGGYSLARDPEAISVRDVIQASELTTFDLHCVSHPVDSSRCAEAENCSIRPVWMLLQQRIDEVLEGVKLSDLLADESVVRNRVGLPAYEAAADVPGALPILQG; the protein is encoded by the coding sequence ATGCGCATTACGACGTGGGCGGAGTACGGACTGATCTGCGCGCTGCACCTGGCGCGGCGGGCGGGCACCGGGCCGGTGACCGGGCGCGATGTCGCCGCCCGGGAAAAGCTGCCCGGTGATTATGTCGAGCAGATTCTCCTGCGGATGCGTCGGGCCGGGATCGTCAACAGCACCCGCGGCGCCCGCGGTGGCTATTCGCTGGCCCGCGACCCAGAGGCCATTTCGGTGCGCGATGTCATTCAGGCATCGGAGCTCACCACCTTCGACCTCCACTGCGTCTCGCACCCGGTTGACAGCTCCCGCTGTGCCGAGGCCGAGAACTGCAGCATCCGCCCTGTCTGGATGCTGCTCCAGCAGCGGATCGATGAAGTCCTCGAAGGGGTGAAGCTGAGCGACCTGCTGGCCGATGAGTCAGTGGTGCGGAATCGGGTCGGCCTGCCTGCCTACGAGGCGGCGGCGGACGTGCCTGGCGCACTCCCCATCCTGCAGGGCTGA
- a CDS encoding aspartate ammonia-lyase has protein sequence METRSERDPLGAINVPREALYGVQTERALQNFPISGLRPLEPFVVAQVWIKKAAALTHRETGRLDAERADAIVAAADEVLRGQHREQFVVDPYQAGAGTSHNMNVNEVLANRANELLGHPRGSYAPVHPNDHVNMAQSTNDTIPTAIRLAVLRQWPALRAALHAVEVALTGRAQAFDDIVKAGRTHLQDAMPIRLGQEFAAYARSVSRASRRLDEAADYLRDLGIGGSAVGTGVTVEPSYPARMVQHLRSISGLAALREGEDRIQLMQSLGDAAAFSGALRGAAIELSKIASDLRLMASGPRTGLDEIVLPAVQPGSSIMPGKINPSIPEMVNQVCFQVIGCDTTVTLAAEHGQLELNVMMPVIAHNVLFAMQILTNALTVFAERCLQGIEANVAMCEYWVERSAALATALMPQIGYAAAAELAKRSVREGVLIRDLVRREGVLPPEQVDAVLDLRKMTEIGVPSGDHPASAAG, from the coding sequence ATGGAGACGCGTTCCGAGCGCGATCCCCTGGGCGCGATCAACGTGCCGCGTGAGGCGCTGTATGGCGTCCAGACGGAACGCGCCCTTCAGAACTTCCCGATCAGCGGCCTGCGTCCGCTCGAACCGTTTGTGGTGGCCCAGGTCTGGATCAAGAAGGCGGCCGCCCTGACACACCGGGAGACGGGGCGACTGGACGCCGAGCGCGCCGATGCCATCGTGGCGGCGGCCGACGAAGTGCTCCGCGGTCAGCATCGCGAGCAGTTCGTGGTGGATCCGTATCAGGCCGGCGCGGGGACCTCGCACAACATGAATGTGAACGAGGTGTTGGCGAACCGTGCCAATGAGTTGCTGGGGCATCCACGCGGCAGCTACGCGCCCGTGCACCCCAATGATCATGTGAACATGGCGCAGAGCACGAATGACACGATCCCCACCGCCATTCGACTGGCGGTGCTGCGTCAATGGCCGGCGCTGCGGGCGGCACTGCACGCCGTCGAGGTCGCGCTCACCGGTCGTGCGCAGGCCTTCGACGATATCGTGAAGGCGGGGCGCACTCATCTGCAGGATGCCATGCCCATTCGACTCGGGCAGGAGTTTGCGGCGTACGCGCGGTCGGTGTCCCGCGCGTCGCGTCGCCTCGACGAGGCCGCCGATTATCTGCGGGATCTCGGCATCGGTGGCTCGGCGGTGGGCACCGGTGTCACGGTGGAACCGTCGTATCCCGCCCGTATGGTGCAGCATCTTCGGAGCATCAGCGGCCTGGCCGCGTTGCGCGAAGGGGAGGATCGCATTCAGCTGATGCAGAGCCTGGGCGATGCGGCTGCCTTCAGTGGCGCGCTCCGCGGGGCCGCCATCGAGCTCTCCAAGATCGCGAGCGACCTGCGGCTCATGGCCTCAGGGCCGCGCACGGGGCTCGATGAGATTGTGCTGCCAGCCGTGCAACCGGGATCGAGCATCATGCCGGGCAAGATCAATCCGTCGATCCCGGAGATGGTCAATCAGGTGTGCTTTCAGGTGATCGGGTGCGATACGACGGTGACGCTGGCCGCCGAGCATGGGCAGTTGGAGCTCAACGTCATGATGCCGGTGATCGCGCACAACGTGCTCTTTGCCATGCAGATCCTTACGAATGCGTTGACGGTCTTCGCGGAGCGCTGTCTGCAGGGGATCGAGGCCAACGTGGCCATGTGCGAGTACTGGGTGGAGCGCTCGGCGGCGCTTGCGACGGCCCTCATGCCCCAGATCGGGTACGCCGCCGCGGCGGAGCTCGCCAAGCGCTCGGTGCGCGAGGGCGTGCTCATTCGGGACCTCGTGCGCCGGGAGGGGGTGCTCCCGCCCGAGCAGGTGGACGCGGTGCTGGACCTGCGCAAGATGACCGAGATCGGTGTCCCGTCCGGTGATCATCCGGCCTCGGCGGCGGGCTGA
- a CDS encoding MBL fold metallo-hydrolase: MALRIHQLTVGPLEENCYLLVDPETKAAVLVDPGDEAERLVAAVEAEGATLTAIWLTHAHFDHVGGVAGVVRRLPVPIFVHPDDQVFYGRASETGARWGLTVENPPTSTDALAEGGTVALGAYRFDVWHVPGHAPGHVAFIGHGLCISGDVLFAGSIGRTDLPLCDPSAMQRSLMRLATLEEGTRVLPGHGVTTTIGRELATNPFLRGAARPIGA, encoded by the coding sequence ATGGCCCTGCGCATTCACCAGCTCACGGTCGGTCCGCTCGAGGAGAACTGCTATCTCCTCGTGGACCCCGAGACGAAGGCCGCCGTGTTGGTGGATCCCGGCGATGAAGCCGAGCGCCTCGTCGCTGCCGTGGAGGCGGAGGGCGCGACGCTCACGGCCATCTGGCTCACCCACGCGCACTTCGATCACGTGGGCGGCGTGGCGGGCGTCGTACGCCGGCTGCCGGTCCCCATCTTCGTGCATCCCGACGATCAGGTCTTCTACGGGCGGGCCAGTGAGACGGGCGCCCGCTGGGGCCTCACCGTCGAGAATCCCCCCACCTCCACCGACGCGCTCGCCGAAGGCGGGACGGTGGCGCTTGGCGCCTACCGCTTTGACGTCTGGCACGTGCCTGGCCACGCACCGGGGCACGTGGCGTTCATTGGGCACGGGCTCTGCATTTCCGGCGACGTGCTCTTTGCGGGGTCGATCGGACGCACCGATCTGCCGCTCTGCGATCCGTCCGCGATGCAGCGGTCGCTGATGCGTCTGGCGACCCTCGAGGAGGGAACTCGGGTATTGCCCGGGCACGGTGTTACTACCACGATCGGCCGTGAACTCGCCACCAATCCGTTCCTCCGCGGGGCCGCGCGTCCCATCGGGGCCTGA
- the trxB gene encoding thioredoxin-disulfide reductase, translating into MSASSAEQSAENVVIIGSGPAAWTAGIYAARANLKPLVIEGVPIGTQLPGGQLMLTTDIENFPGFPEAISGPELMERIKAQAVHHGTRVVSDMVASVDFSQRPFRVKTDWSGEFTAHTVIIATGAAAKWIGLESEIRLAQQGGGVSACAVCDGAMPFYRNKRLAVVGGGDTAMEEAMYLTKFASEVVVIHRRDAFRASKVMANRVLTHPKVRVIWNAEVVEVLGQEFITGVRLRDTVAGTESELEVGGLFVAIGHTPNTAFLGGQITTTAHGYITVAPWRTATNIDGVFAAGDVIDDYYRQAITSAGTGCMAALEAERWLAHHGIGESPVLETGESSVSQPDAH; encoded by the coding sequence ATGTCTGCCTCGAGCGCCGAACAGAGTGCCGAAAACGTCGTCATCATCGGTTCCGGCCCCGCTGCCTGGACCGCCGGCATCTATGCGGCTCGCGCGAATCTCAAGCCGCTCGTGATCGAGGGCGTCCCCATCGGCACGCAGTTGCCGGGCGGGCAGCTGATGCTCACGACCGATATCGAGAACTTTCCGGGGTTCCCCGAGGCCATCAGCGGTCCGGAGCTCATGGAGCGCATCAAGGCGCAGGCGGTTCACCATGGGACGCGCGTGGTCTCCGACATGGTCGCGTCGGTGGATTTCTCGCAGCGGCCTTTCCGGGTGAAGACCGACTGGTCGGGCGAGTTCACGGCCCACACCGTCATCATCGCCACCGGAGCGGCGGCGAAGTGGATCGGGCTCGAGAGTGAGATCCGTCTGGCGCAGCAGGGCGGTGGCGTGTCCGCGTGTGCGGTGTGCGACGGCGCCATGCCCTTCTATCGCAACAAGCGCCTGGCGGTGGTTGGCGGCGGTGACACGGCCATGGAAGAAGCCATGTATCTCACGAAGTTCGCGAGCGAAGTGGTGGTGATTCACCGGCGCGACGCGTTCCGGGCGTCCAAGGTCATGGCCAACCGCGTGCTGACACATCCCAAGGTGCGGGTGATCTGGAACGCCGAAGTAGTCGAGGTCCTCGGGCAGGAGTTCATCACCGGGGTGCGCCTGCGCGATACCGTGGCCGGCACGGAATCCGAACTCGAGGTCGGCGGGCTCTTCGTGGCGATCGGTCACACGCCGAACACCGCGTTCCTGGGTGGTCAGATCACCACGACCGCGCACGGTTACATCACCGTCGCGCCGTGGCGCACGGCGACGAACATCGATGGGGTCTTCGCCGCTGGGGACGTGATCGATGACTACTATCGCCAGGCGATCACGTCGGCCGGCACGGGGTGCATGGCCGCGCTCGAAGCCGAGCGGTGGCTGGCGCATCACGGGATCGGGGAATCGCCGGTTCTCGAGACCGGGGAAAGCAGCGTGTCCCAACCCGACGCCCACTGA
- a CDS encoding SDR family oxidoreductase, with translation MTPATDPTRRVALITGGARRLGAEITRSFAARGYDVVMHHGASAAEAEQLATELRRLHGVRVVVVQEDLADALAPSRLVRAAIDTCGALDVLVSSASLMLNKPFAEVTVDEWVRTEAINLRAPFFLMQAAAKVMGKGGVIIQMADHLAHETGFPHLIPHQVTKSALPQLVATFAAALGPDIRVNGVAPGLVLAPDDLSEAAIASFLRDVPLARSGMPADVVQAMHYLVEAEYVTGTILQVDGGRHLRR, from the coding sequence ATGACGCCGGCCACGGACCCCACGCGACGCGTCGCGCTCATCACCGGCGGCGCGCGGCGCCTCGGCGCCGAAATCACGCGCAGCTTTGCCGCGCGCGGCTACGACGTGGTGATGCATCATGGTGCCTCCGCGGCGGAGGCCGAACAGCTGGCCACCGAGCTGCGTCGGCTGCATGGCGTGCGCGTCGTGGTGGTGCAGGAGGACCTGGCCGATGCCCTGGCGCCGTCGCGGCTGGTGCGCGCCGCGATCGACACCTGTGGCGCGCTCGATGTGCTCGTCAGCAGCGCCAGCCTCATGCTGAACAAACCGTTCGCTGAGGTAACGGTGGACGAGTGGGTCCGCACCGAAGCCATCAACCTGCGCGCGCCGTTCTTTCTCATGCAGGCGGCGGCCAAAGTAATGGGGAAGGGCGGGGTGATCATTCAGATGGCCGATCATCTCGCGCACGAAACCGGGTTCCCGCATCTGATCCCGCATCAGGTGACGAAGAGTGCGCTGCCGCAGCTCGTCGCCACCTTCGCGGCGGCGCTGGGCCCCGATATTCGCGTGAATGGCGTGGCGCCCGGCCTGGTGCTCGCGCCCGATGATCTCAGTGAGGCGGCGATCGCCTCGTTCCTGCGTGATGTGCCACTGGCCCGCAGCGGCATGCCGGCCGATGTCGTGCAGGCCATGCACTATCTCGTCGAGGCGGAGTACGTCACCGGGACCATCCTGCAGGTGGATGGCGGCCGGCACCTGCGCCGGTGA
- a CDS encoding PHP domain-containing protein has translation MTETPAFVDLQVHTTASDGALSPTATVEAAAAAGLVAIALTDHDSVEGIDEATAAGTPLGVRIVPGVELSTWFDDDELHLLGLHLVHRDTMRDALRALQAERVTRAERIVEMLNGHGIPVTMEAVLAEAGTGAVGRPHIARAMLAGGYVREFREAFDKWIGWGRPAYMAKDKFDVADAIALVHRAGGLAVWAHPGEAATPTRIARLAAAGLDCVEVLHPSHPPYLVQRLVEYTEQAGLLPSGGSDWHGNTDGPRRLGGQMVPKVWLDWQDAKAATRAAATTS, from the coding sequence GTGACGGAGACCCCTGCCTTCGTCGACTTGCAGGTGCACACCACCGCGAGCGACGGAGCGCTCTCGCCAACCGCCACGGTGGAAGCGGCCGCCGCCGCGGGCCTCGTGGCGATCGCGCTGACCGATCACGACTCCGTGGAAGGCATCGATGAGGCCACGGCGGCCGGTACGCCGCTTGGCGTGCGCATCGTGCCCGGCGTCGAGTTGAGCACCTGGTTCGACGACGATGAACTGCATTTGCTCGGTCTGCACCTCGTGCATCGCGATACCATGCGCGATGCGCTTCGCGCGTTGCAGGCAGAGCGCGTGACGCGCGCCGAGCGCATCGTCGAGATGCTCAACGGCCACGGCATTCCGGTGACAATGGAGGCGGTCCTCGCGGAGGCGGGCACGGGCGCGGTTGGCCGCCCGCACATCGCGCGGGCCATGCTCGCCGGCGGCTACGTGCGCGAGTTCCGGGAAGCCTTCGACAAGTGGATCGGCTGGGGGCGGCCCGCCTACATGGCCAAGGACAAGTTCGATGTGGCCGATGCCATCGCGCTGGTGCATCGCGCCGGCGGGCTCGCCGTGTGGGCGCATCCGGGCGAAGCGGCCACGCCGACGCGCATCGCGCGCCTCGCCGCCGCCGGACTCGATTGTGTAGAGGTCCTGCATCCGAGCCACCCCCCATATCTCGTGCAGCGCCTGGTCGAGTACACCGAGCAGGCGGGGCTCCTCCCCAGTGGCGGGTCCGACTGGCACGGCAACACCGACGGCCCGCGCCGGCTTGGGGGGCAGATGGTGCCGAAGGTGTGGCTCGATTGGCAAGACGCCAAAGCCGCGACGCGCGCGGCGGCCACGACGTCCTGA
- a CDS encoding 2-oxo acid dehydrogenase subunit E2, with amino-acid sequence MARVDVIMPQMGESIAEGTVSRWLKKVGDAVKRDEPIFEISTDKVDAEIPSPSAGILVEIIVGEGTTVGVNTVVARLETDAAAAANAPAAAPAPAPAQSASAVEAPASPSAKATSAAPAAPSSPSAPSTSGSLEDRLRTKSSPLVRKMAAEHGVEIAALSGSGIAGRVTKEDLESFLATRPAAGAGAGPSMHAPGGVEPHGPQPTPWAGDTVEPMNKIRKLTADHMTLAKRVAAHVTTVWEVDLTRVARVRTAMRKDFEAQSGQKLTYLPFILQAVCQQLKRHPVLNAAVSGTDIIYRRAINLGIAVALEPTGLIVPVLKHADELSLTGLSRGANDLAGRARSKKLSPTDVQDATFTVTNPGTFGSLYGTPIIPVGTTAILCLGAIEKRPKVVTGPDGEETIAIRTCAYFALSFDHRVVDGADADRFMGDLKRALESVSDVVG; translated from the coding sequence GTGGCTCGTGTAGACGTGATCATGCCGCAGATGGGCGAATCCATCGCGGAAGGCACCGTGTCCCGCTGGCTCAAGAAGGTCGGCGACGCCGTCAAGCGCGACGAACCGATCTTCGAGATCTCCACGGACAAGGTGGACGCCGAGATCCCGTCCCCGTCGGCCGGGATTCTGGTCGAGATCATCGTCGGGGAAGGCACGACGGTTGGCGTGAACACGGTCGTTGCCCGTCTGGAAACGGATGCCGCCGCGGCCGCCAACGCGCCCGCCGCGGCGCCCGCGCCAGCGCCCGCGCAGTCCGCCTCCGCGGTCGAAGCGCCAGCGAGCCCGTCCGCGAAAGCCACCAGCGCGGCGCCAGCCGCGCCATCCTCCCCCTCCGCGCCCTCGACGAGCGGCTCACTGGAAGACCGGCTCCGCACCAAATCCAGCCCGCTCGTCCGAAAGATGGCGGCGGAGCATGGCGTCGAGATCGCCGCGCTCTCCGGCTCCGGGATCGCCGGGCGGGTGACGAAGGAGGATCTCGAGTCCTTCCTCGCCACCCGTCCAGCCGCAGGCGCGGGCGCCGGTCCGTCCATGCATGCCCCGGGCGGCGTGGAGCCGCACGGTCCGCAGCCGACGCCGTGGGCGGGCGACACGGTCGAGCCCATGAACAAGATCCGCAAGCTCACGGCGGATCACATGACGCTGGCCAAGCGGGTGGCCGCGCACGTCACGACGGTGTGGGAAGTCGATCTCACGCGCGTCGCGCGCGTGCGGACCGCCATGCGCAAGGACTTCGAGGCGCAGTCGGGGCAGAAGCTCACCTACCTGCCGTTCATCCTGCAGGCGGTGTGTCAGCAGCTCAAGCGTCATCCGGTGCTCAACGCCGCCGTCTCGGGCACCGACATCATCTATCGCCGCGCCATCAATCTCGGGATCGCGGTGGCGCTCGAGCCCACGGGGTTGATCGTGCCCGTGCTCAAGCACGCCGATGAGCTCTCGCTGACCGGCCTGTCGCGGGGCGCCAATGACTTGGCCGGCCGCGCGAGGAGCAAGAAGCTGAGCCCCACCGATGTGCAGGACGCCACGTTCACCGTCACGAACCCCGGCACCTTCGGCTCGCTGTATGGCACGCCGATCATCCCGGTGGGGACCACGGCGATCCTCTGCCTCGGGGCCATCGAGAAGCGGCCCAAGGTCGTCACCGGACCGGATGGCGAAGAGACTATCGCGATCCGGACCTGCGCCTATTTCGCGCTCTCCTTTGATCACCGCGTGGTCGACGGCGCCGATGCCGATCGCTTCATGGGCGATCTCAAGCGGGCGCTCGAGTCCGTTTCCGACGTGGTGGGGTAA
- a CDS encoding inositol-3-phosphate synthase yields the protein MSDSTRGTPATIAPATGKLAIFTPGLGAVATTFIAGVERVRRGLSVPIGSLTQMATIRLGKRTENRSPLIKEFVPLADLNDIVFGAWDPIPDDAYTAATKAGVLVKDDIEPIADFLKSIKPMPAVFENKYVTRITGATNVKTGKNKKELAEQIRADIRKVMADSGATRGAMVWCGSTEIFIKAGPQHQTIEAFEKAMEENDEAIAPSMLYAYAAIMEGVAYCNGAPNLSADFPALVELANQKGVAISGKDFKTGQTWMKTVIAPGMKARMLGLEGWYSTNILGNRDGEVLDDPASFKTKEESKLSVLHTILQPEKYPELYKDFSHVVRINYYPPRGDNKEGWDNIDIKGWLGYPMQIKVNFLCRDSILAAPLVLDLALFSDFAQRAGMKGIQEWLSFYYKSPTVAAGLQPEHDLFIQQTKLKNTLRHLMGEEQITHLGLEYYQ from the coding sequence GTGTCCGACTCGACCCGCGGCACCCCCGCGACCATCGCCCCGGCTACCGGGAAGCTCGCTATCTTCACGCCGGGGCTCGGCGCCGTGGCGACGACGTTCATCGCCGGTGTCGAGCGCGTGCGCCGCGGCCTCTCCGTGCCCATCGGTTCGCTCACCCAGATGGCGACCATTCGCCTCGGCAAGCGCACCGAGAATCGCAGCCCGCTCATCAAGGAGTTCGTGCCCCTCGCGGATCTGAACGACATCGTGTTCGGCGCCTGGGATCCGATTCCGGATGATGCCTACACGGCCGCGACGAAGGCCGGTGTGCTCGTGAAGGACGACATCGAGCCGATCGCCGACTTCCTCAAGAGCATCAAGCCGATGCCCGCCGTCTTCGAGAACAAGTACGTCACGCGCATCACCGGCGCGACGAACGTGAAGACGGGCAAGAACAAGAAGGAACTCGCCGAGCAGATCCGCGCCGACATCCGCAAGGTGATGGCCGACAGTGGCGCGACGCGCGGTGCGATGGTGTGGTGCGGCTCGACGGAGATCTTCATCAAGGCGGGCCCGCAGCACCAGACGATCGAGGCCTTCGAAAAGGCCATGGAAGAGAACGACGAGGCGATCGCGCCGTCGATGCTGTACGCCTACGCCGCCATCATGGAAGGCGTCGCGTACTGCAATGGCGCGCCGAATCTCTCGGCCGACTTCCCGGCGCTCGTGGAGCTCGCGAATCAGAAGGGCGTCGCGATCTCGGGCAAGGACTTCAAGACCGGCCAGACGTGGATGAAGACCGTCATCGCGCCGGGCATGAAGGCGCGCATGCTCGGGCTCGAGGGCTGGTACTCCACCAACATCCTCGGCAACCGCGACGGCGAAGTGCTCGATGATCCGGCGTCGTTCAAGACGAAGGAAGAGTCCAAGCTGTCCGTGCTGCACACGATCCTGCAGCCCGAGAAGTACCCGGAGCTGTACAAGGATTTCTCGCACGTCGTGCGCATCAACTACTACCCGCCGCGCGGCGACAATAAGGAAGGCTGGGACAACATCGACATCAAGGGGTGGCTCGGCTACCCGATGCAGATCAAGGTCAACTTCCTCTGCCGCGATTCGATCCTGGCCGCGCCGCTCGTGCTCGACCTGGCCCTGTTCTCCGACTTCGCGCAGCGCGCGGGGATGAAGGGGATTCAGGAATGGTTAAGCTTCTATTACAAGTCGCCGACGGTCGCTGCGGGGCTGCAGCCGGAGCATGACCTTTTCATCCAGCAGACGAAGCTGAAGAACACGCTCCGTCACCTGATGGGTGAGGAGCAGATCACGCACCTCGGACTCGAATACTACCAATGA
- a CDS encoding CDP-alcohol phosphatidyltransferase family protein, translating to MQALWSAIVRGYLAVIAPVADWLVARRVRPNTITTIGTLCTCTAGVIFASGHIRTGGWFLGLTALFDVLDGTVARRTGQSSTFGAFYDSTLDRVADGFLLGGLVVFYATHPVHASDAMVMVAVLGLIATFLTSYTNARAEGLGFSARVGVLQRPERITLLSAPQAFFGLALNGWVLATIVCLLTVTAWITFFQRMAYVHRITTAAPTSTSPGE from the coding sequence ATGCAAGCACTCTGGAGCGCCATCGTGCGCGGGTACCTGGCCGTGATCGCCCCTGTGGCGGACTGGCTGGTCGCGCGCCGGGTGCGTCCGAACACCATCACCACCATCGGAACCCTGTGCACCTGCACGGCGGGCGTCATCTTCGCCTCGGGGCATATCCGTACGGGAGGATGGTTTCTGGGGTTGACGGCGCTCTTCGATGTGCTCGACGGCACGGTGGCGCGGCGCACGGGGCAAAGTTCGACCTTCGGGGCGTTCTACGACTCCACGCTGGATCGCGTGGCCGACGGTTTCCTGCTGGGCGGATTGGTGGTGTTCTATGCCACCCATCCGGTGCACGCCAGTGATGCCATGGTGATGGTCGCCGTGCTTGGGCTGATCGCCACCTTCCTCACGTCGTACACGAACGCCCGTGCGGAGGGCCTCGGCTTCTCCGCGCGCGTGGGCGTGCTGCAACGGCCCGAGCGCATCACCCTGCTGTCGGCGCCTCAGGCCTTCTTCGGCCTCGCGCTCAACGGCTGGGTGCTCGCCACCATCGTCTGTCTGCTGACGGTGACGGCGTGGATCACGTTCTTCCAGCGCATGGCGTACGTGCATCGCATCACCACGGCGGCTCCGACCTCTACCTCTCCTGGAGAATAA
- a CDS encoding DUF1343 domain-containing protein: MKGTWRLASLAMLVLAACGPRPNQAPLPDDGDQVGPMANRFLDRRVRPGITVLLDDSIKLVAGKRVALVTNQTGVDEKGRRSIDLLFADKRATAAGVKLVKLFAPEHGATGTADRTNLADETDPKTGLKIYSLYQQRTMPPPDSLLRDVDILVVDLQDIGTRTWTYVGVMLYSMQAAEKRGIPVLVLDRPNPLSGVSEGPLLDSALANAAYPGPGSGSTNGFALYPMPLRHGLTMGEMARLFQAQLKMGARLTVVPMRNWRRAMWFDETDLPWVRPSPNMPNLTSALFYPALVPFEASNVSVGRGTSEPFQRFGASWLKADTVVQLLEDLSLTGVKFHAERFTPNAPGDGKFAGRTIPGVRLELTDRERAQPARIGAAILWALNRVHRDSLRITTPGFDLRMGSAKLREALLGGADPDAVLDRLLPQVIAFEKDARRFYLYR; encoded by the coding sequence GTGAAGGGCACTTGGAGGCTGGCATCGCTGGCCATGCTGGTACTCGCGGCGTGCGGGCCGCGGCCGAATCAGGCCCCGCTCCCCGACGACGGCGATCAGGTGGGCCCCATGGCCAACCGCTTCCTCGATCGGAGGGTCCGCCCGGGGATTACCGTCCTCTTGGACGATAGCATCAAGCTCGTCGCCGGCAAGCGGGTCGCGCTGGTGACCAATCAGACGGGTGTTGACGAAAAGGGGCGGCGCTCGATCGACCTGCTCTTTGCGGACAAGCGCGCCACGGCCGCCGGGGTCAAGCTCGTGAAGCTCTTTGCGCCGGAGCACGGCGCGACGGGTACGGCCGACCGGACCAATCTGGCCGACGAGACGGACCCGAAAACCGGGCTCAAGATCTACTCGCTCTATCAGCAGCGGACGATGCCGCCGCCAGACTCGCTGCTGCGCGATGTCGATATCCTCGTGGTGGACCTGCAGGACATCGGGACCCGCACGTGGACCTACGTGGGCGTGATGCTCTACAGCATGCAGGCCGCCGAGAAGCGGGGCATCCCGGTGCTCGTGCTCGACCGTCCCAATCCGCTCTCGGGCGTGAGCGAAGGGCCGCTGCTCGATTCCGCGCTGGCCAACGCGGCGTATCCCGGCCCGGGCTCCGGAAGCACAAATGGCTTTGCGCTCTATCCGATGCCGCTGCGACACGGCCTCACGATGGGCGAGATGGCCCGCCTGTTTCAGGCGCAGCTCAAGATGGGCGCCCGCCTCACCGTGGTCCCCATGCGCAATTGGCGGCGCGCCATGTGGTTCGATGAGACGGACCTCCCGTGGGTGCGGCCGTCGCCGAACATGCCGAATCTCACGTCGGCGCTCTTCTACCCCGCGCTCGTCCCCTTCGAGGCCAGCAACGTGTCGGTCGGCCGGGGCACCAGCGAGCCCTTCCAGCGGTTCGGGGCGTCCTGGCTCAAGGCGGACACGGTTGTGCAGCTGCTCGAAGATCTGTCGCTCACCGGCGTCAAGTTCCACGCTGAGCGCTTTACCCCGAACGCGCCGGGCGATGGCAAGTTTGCCGGGCGGACCATCCCCGGGGTGCGGCTCGAACTGACCGATCGGGAGCGGGCGCAGCCGGCCCGCATCGGGGCGGCGATCCTCTGGGCGCTCAACCGGGTCCATCGGGACTCGCTGCGGATCACCACCCCGGGGTTCGACCTCCGCATGGGGAGTGCGAAGCTGCGCGAGGCGCTGCTCGGCGGCGCCGATCCGGATGCCGTACTCGATCGCCTCCTGCCGCAGGTGATTGCCTTCGAGAAGGACGCGCGACGGTTCTATCTCTACCGTTGA